In one window of Microcaecilia unicolor chromosome 9, aMicUni1.1, whole genome shotgun sequence DNA:
- the VRTN gene encoding vertnin isoform X1: MESHAQMIPRQQLVEGVLQELQEATECFGLERLISAAVEAEKMLSSCSLPHVCTRHFQGEMEVDLTAKNLYPEDAPRNMLPLTCKGEGNHLFEAASILLWGNPSLSIELQVRTSVEMLLHRQYYLKGMIDSKVMLQAARFSLCTEESAEMMNLPFPILEAIYDADIKATCFPGTFANMWHVYALASVLQSNIYSIYPMSNLKIRPYFNRLIRPRKCEVEVTTLHIMWSGQRLSRLVFKPQYFVPVVGLEELEPTSPPVELPVQPVKTLELLNSDPQLTYSNLREKYSITKSTFYRWKRQSQEHRKKAATRYEAKHFLQACFQSGGDVPLQRFRQMFPEISRSTYYAWKHEMLQSAFNRHPNAAPRILALQQFTTCFQESLPTDFRPEDGSSVKETIALDNNQTGIFMQGAKKYLERCISMNTLLPYRTFKRSFPGISRSTYYNWRRKAIKKNLNFQTLREASIYQEVSTELKPYMSTEIDHLKTEEDLPSRKGTYLSSIFHLPSPLYIHTRMLRHAAKRHIQKWHLPFCKFRLQYPRISATTYWFRNKTKNLPRNQPLTQVDKSLKQQGPVWPDSTKKLEDGVLNPVSQVDEARGHFEKRSLSPYNATISRYTVPEHSLDTRMFVMDVIATAQFKAQAKLFLQQRFASKTFPSYKEFNMLFPHTARSTYYMWKRALHEGMTLVDA, translated from the coding sequence gATGATCCCACGGCAGCAGCTGGTTGAGGGTGTGTTACAGGAGCTGCAGGAGGCCACTGAATGCTTTGGCTTAGAAAGACTCATTAGTGCAGCTGTGGAAGCTGAGAAAATGCTTTCTTCTTGTTCCCTGCCTCATGTTTGCACCCGACACTTTCAAGGAGAGATGGAAGTTGACCTGACAGCAAAAAATCTCTATCCAGAAGATGCCCCCAGGAATATGCTGCCCCTGACTTGCAAGGGTGAGGGTAATCATTTGTTTGAAGCTGCTAGTATACTGCTTTGGGGAAATCCAAGTTTGAGTATAGAGTTGCAGGTACGTACCTCTGTGGAGATGCTTTTGCACAGACAATATTACCTGAAGGGCATGATTGACTCCAAGGTCATGCTGCAAGCTGCTCGCTTTTCCCTCTGCACAGAGGAGTCAGCTGAGATGATGAATTTGCCTTTTCCCATTCTGGAAGCCATATACGATGCTGATATTAAGGCCACTTGCTTTCCTGGAACCTTTGCTAACATGTGGCATGTGTATGCACTGGCATCAGTTTTGCAGTCCAATATCTACTCAATTTACCCCATGAGTAATCTCAAAATCAGGCCATATTTCAATCGTCTCATACGACCACGGAAGTGTGAGGTGGAGGTCACCACTCTCCACATTATGTGGTCTGGTCAACGTCTTTCTAGGCTGGTCTTCAAACCACAATACTTTGTCCCAGTGGTGGGGCTAGAGGAACTGGAGCCTACTAGCCCACCAGTGGAGCTCCCTGTCCAGCCAGTGAAGACTTTGGAACTGCTAAATAGTGACCCACAGCTGACCTATTCAAACCTGCGGGAGAAGTACAGCATCACCAAAAGCACCTTTTACCGCTGGAAACGCCAATCCCAGGAGCACCGCAAGAAGGCGGCCACTAGGTATGAGGCCAAGCATTTTCTGCAGGCCTGCTTCCAAAGTGGTGGTGATGTCCCACTACAACGCTTTCGACAGATGTTCCCTGAAATTTCCCGCTCTACCTATTATGCTTGGAAACATGAAATGCTGCAGAGTGCATTCAACAGACATCCTAACGCTGCTCCAAGGATCTTGGCTTTGCAACAATTTACTACTTGTTTCCAAGAATCACTCCCAACAGATTTCAGGCCAGAAGATGGTAGCTCAGTGAAAGAGACCATTGCACTGGACAACAACCAAACTGGAATTTTTATGCAAGGTGCCaagaaatacctggaaagatGCATCTCCATGAATACTTTACTACCTTACCGCACCTTCAAACGCAGCTTTCCTGGTATTTCTAGATCCACCTACTATAACTGGCGAAGGAAGGCCATCAAGAAGAATCTCAACTTCCAGACCCTTCGGGAAGCCTCGATCTACCAGGAGGTTTCAACTGAACTCAAGCCCTACATGTCTACTGAAATTGATCACCTAAAGACAGAAGAGGATCTGCCAAGCAGGAAAGGAACATACTTGTCCAGTATCTTCCACCTTCCATCTCCTCTGTACATCCACACAAGAATGTTGCGCCATGCTGCCAAAAGGCACATTCAGAAATGGCATCTTCCCTTCTGTAAATTCCGCCTCCAGTACCCAAGAATTTCTGCAACAACTTACTGGTTcaggaacaaaaccaaaaatctTCCAAGGAATCAACCACTTACACAGGTTGATAAGTCTCTTAAACAGCAAGGTCCTGTCTGGCCAGACTCTACCAAGAAACTGGAAGATGGAGTGTTGAATCCTGTCTCCCAAGTGGATGAAGCTAGAGGCCACTTTGAAAAGAGGTCTCTCAGTCCCTATAATGCCACCATCTCAAGATATACTGTACCAGAGCACAGCCTTGATACTCGCATGTTTGTGATGGATGTGATCGCCACAGCACAATTTAAAGCACAAGCAAAACTATTTCTGCAGCAACGCTTTGCCTCCAAGACTTTTCCATCCTACAAAGAGTTTAACATGCTCTTCCCACACACTGCACGCTCTACATACTACATGTGGAAACGGGCACTCCATGAAGGAATGACACTTGTGGATGCTTGA
- the VRTN gene encoding vertnin isoform X2 — MIPRQQLVEGVLQELQEATECFGLERLISAAVEAEKMLSSCSLPHVCTRHFQGEMEVDLTAKNLYPEDAPRNMLPLTCKGEGNHLFEAASILLWGNPSLSIELQVRTSVEMLLHRQYYLKGMIDSKVMLQAARFSLCTEESAEMMNLPFPILEAIYDADIKATCFPGTFANMWHVYALASVLQSNIYSIYPMSNLKIRPYFNRLIRPRKCEVEVTTLHIMWSGQRLSRLVFKPQYFVPVVGLEELEPTSPPVELPVQPVKTLELLNSDPQLTYSNLREKYSITKSTFYRWKRQSQEHRKKAATRYEAKHFLQACFQSGGDVPLQRFRQMFPEISRSTYYAWKHEMLQSAFNRHPNAAPRILALQQFTTCFQESLPTDFRPEDGSSVKETIALDNNQTGIFMQGAKKYLERCISMNTLLPYRTFKRSFPGISRSTYYNWRRKAIKKNLNFQTLREASIYQEVSTELKPYMSTEIDHLKTEEDLPSRKGTYLSSIFHLPSPLYIHTRMLRHAAKRHIQKWHLPFCKFRLQYPRISATTYWFRNKTKNLPRNQPLTQVDKSLKQQGPVWPDSTKKLEDGVLNPVSQVDEARGHFEKRSLSPYNATISRYTVPEHSLDTRMFVMDVIATAQFKAQAKLFLQQRFASKTFPSYKEFNMLFPHTARSTYYMWKRALHEGMTLVDA, encoded by the coding sequence ATGATCCCACGGCAGCAGCTGGTTGAGGGTGTGTTACAGGAGCTGCAGGAGGCCACTGAATGCTTTGGCTTAGAAAGACTCATTAGTGCAGCTGTGGAAGCTGAGAAAATGCTTTCTTCTTGTTCCCTGCCTCATGTTTGCACCCGACACTTTCAAGGAGAGATGGAAGTTGACCTGACAGCAAAAAATCTCTATCCAGAAGATGCCCCCAGGAATATGCTGCCCCTGACTTGCAAGGGTGAGGGTAATCATTTGTTTGAAGCTGCTAGTATACTGCTTTGGGGAAATCCAAGTTTGAGTATAGAGTTGCAGGTACGTACCTCTGTGGAGATGCTTTTGCACAGACAATATTACCTGAAGGGCATGATTGACTCCAAGGTCATGCTGCAAGCTGCTCGCTTTTCCCTCTGCACAGAGGAGTCAGCTGAGATGATGAATTTGCCTTTTCCCATTCTGGAAGCCATATACGATGCTGATATTAAGGCCACTTGCTTTCCTGGAACCTTTGCTAACATGTGGCATGTGTATGCACTGGCATCAGTTTTGCAGTCCAATATCTACTCAATTTACCCCATGAGTAATCTCAAAATCAGGCCATATTTCAATCGTCTCATACGACCACGGAAGTGTGAGGTGGAGGTCACCACTCTCCACATTATGTGGTCTGGTCAACGTCTTTCTAGGCTGGTCTTCAAACCACAATACTTTGTCCCAGTGGTGGGGCTAGAGGAACTGGAGCCTACTAGCCCACCAGTGGAGCTCCCTGTCCAGCCAGTGAAGACTTTGGAACTGCTAAATAGTGACCCACAGCTGACCTATTCAAACCTGCGGGAGAAGTACAGCATCACCAAAAGCACCTTTTACCGCTGGAAACGCCAATCCCAGGAGCACCGCAAGAAGGCGGCCACTAGGTATGAGGCCAAGCATTTTCTGCAGGCCTGCTTCCAAAGTGGTGGTGATGTCCCACTACAACGCTTTCGACAGATGTTCCCTGAAATTTCCCGCTCTACCTATTATGCTTGGAAACATGAAATGCTGCAGAGTGCATTCAACAGACATCCTAACGCTGCTCCAAGGATCTTGGCTTTGCAACAATTTACTACTTGTTTCCAAGAATCACTCCCAACAGATTTCAGGCCAGAAGATGGTAGCTCAGTGAAAGAGACCATTGCACTGGACAACAACCAAACTGGAATTTTTATGCAAGGTGCCaagaaatacctggaaagatGCATCTCCATGAATACTTTACTACCTTACCGCACCTTCAAACGCAGCTTTCCTGGTATTTCTAGATCCACCTACTATAACTGGCGAAGGAAGGCCATCAAGAAGAATCTCAACTTCCAGACCCTTCGGGAAGCCTCGATCTACCAGGAGGTTTCAACTGAACTCAAGCCCTACATGTCTACTGAAATTGATCACCTAAAGACAGAAGAGGATCTGCCAAGCAGGAAAGGAACATACTTGTCCAGTATCTTCCACCTTCCATCTCCTCTGTACATCCACACAAGAATGTTGCGCCATGCTGCCAAAAGGCACATTCAGAAATGGCATCTTCCCTTCTGTAAATTCCGCCTCCAGTACCCAAGAATTTCTGCAACAACTTACTGGTTcaggaacaaaaccaaaaatctTCCAAGGAATCAACCACTTACACAGGTTGATAAGTCTCTTAAACAGCAAGGTCCTGTCTGGCCAGACTCTACCAAGAAACTGGAAGATGGAGTGTTGAATCCTGTCTCCCAAGTGGATGAAGCTAGAGGCCACTTTGAAAAGAGGTCTCTCAGTCCCTATAATGCCACCATCTCAAGATATACTGTACCAGAGCACAGCCTTGATACTCGCATGTTTGTGATGGATGTGATCGCCACAGCACAATTTAAAGCACAAGCAAAACTATTTCTGCAGCAACGCTTTGCCTCCAAGACTTTTCCATCCTACAAAGAGTTTAACATGCTCTTCCCACACACTGCACGCTCTACATACTACATGTGGAAACGGGCACTCCATGAAGGAATGACACTTGTGGATGCTTGA